The following are from one region of the Gemmatimonadales bacterium genome:
- a CDS encoding tetratricopeptide repeat protein, which produces MPAHSTRRPLDARITTSGLVVLLAVCATGNVRSQCPDGTPPPCAGRPARLAAPPANSVAVMYLDNESRDTSDAYLADGLTEEITTKLGQIGRLAVTSNTTMRRYRGPAALEPTALGRALRVAQLVSGSVRRAGHRIRVNVELLRARDGVQLWADAYDQTDADLLAIEETIARSVATAIAGRLLPGEQASLAARPTQNPEAYDHLLRGNFSIAQRTPAAARRALAEYQAAAALDPAFALAYGRIGLCYALFIDWGWPYPGLTEDSLLVLGSSAADRALQLDSQSTDGWMARAYMDVYLHPTTFEGALPAFERAIALDPKNAEAHHQYASILMSMGRDRAAAVEYRRALALDPLRAITLDNFGGMRYLEHRTEEAAGLLDSSIAADPQAYYAYVDRADLRLTGGDVGGARADVAASVRTRPGDYIVSSEPLVATLEGLSGDTAAARARLARVTAGLPNPEHPDYTAAQWIALAYLRIGDRERALSVLESVRPRGINLWFIMRDPGFDPIRETPRFRALVERTRPPAAP; this is translated from the coding sequence ATGCCTGCGCACTCGACCCGTCGCCCGCTGGATGCCCGGATCACGACCTCGGGACTCGTCGTCCTCCTTGCCGTCTGCGCAACCGGCAACGTGAGGAGCCAGTGCCCCGACGGCACGCCGCCCCCGTGTGCAGGACGACCGGCGCGCCTCGCCGCGCCGCCCGCGAACAGCGTCGCGGTGATGTACCTCGACAACGAGTCGCGCGACACCAGCGACGCGTATCTGGCCGACGGGCTCACGGAGGAGATCACCACCAAGCTCGGGCAGATCGGCCGACTGGCGGTGACCTCGAACACGACGATGCGGCGGTATCGGGGACCGGCCGCCCTCGAGCCGACGGCGCTCGGCCGCGCGCTGCGCGTCGCGCAGCTGGTGAGCGGCAGCGTGCGCCGGGCCGGCCACCGCATCCGCGTCAACGTCGAGCTGCTGCGGGCGCGCGACGGCGTGCAGCTGTGGGCCGACGCCTACGATCAGACGGACGCCGACCTGCTCGCCATCGAGGAGACCATCGCCCGCAGCGTGGCGACCGCGATCGCGGGCCGGCTGCTGCCCGGCGAGCAGGCGAGCCTCGCGGCGCGGCCCACGCAGAACCCCGAGGCGTACGACCATCTGCTGCGGGGCAACTTCTCCATCGCGCAGCGCACGCCGGCGGCGGCCCGGCGGGCGCTAGCCGAGTACCAGGCTGCGGCGGCCCTGGACCCGGCCTTCGCGCTCGCCTACGGGCGCATCGGCCTGTGCTACGCGTTGTTCATCGACTGGGGCTGGCCGTACCCCGGCCTCACGGAGGACAGCCTGCTGGTCCTGGGATCGTCGGCGGCCGACCGTGCGCTGCAGCTCGACTCCCAGTCCACCGACGGCTGGATGGCGCGGGCCTACATGGACGTGTACCTCCATCCGACCACGTTCGAGGGGGCGTTGCCGGCCTTCGAGCGGGCGATCGCGCTCGATCCCAAGAACGCCGAGGCGCATCACCAGTACGCCAGCATCCTGATGTCCATGGGCCGCGACCGGGCCGCCGCCGTGGAGTACCGGCGCGCGCTGGCGCTCGACCCGCTGCGCGCGATCACCCTGGACAACTTCGGGGGCATGCGGTACCTGGAGCACCGCACCGAAGAGGCGGCCGGGCTCCTGGACAGCAGCATCGCCGCGGATCCGCAGGCCTATTACGCGTACGTGGACCGCGCGGACCTGCGTCTGACGGGTGGCGATGTGGGCGGGGCCCGTGCCGACGTGGCCGCCTCGGTGCGCACCCGCCCGGGTGATTACATCGTCTCCAGTGAGCCACTGGTCGCCACGCTCGAGGGCCTGTCCGGCGACACGGCGGCCGCACGCGCACGGCTGGCGCGCGTGACGGCCGGGCTGCCGAATCCCGAGCACCCGGACTACACCGCCGCGCAGTGGATCGCGCTCGCCTACCTCCGCATCGGCGATCGCGAGCGCGCGCTGTCCGTGCTCGAGAGTGTGAGACCGCGCGGCATCAATCTCTGGTTCATCATGCGGGATCCCGGCTTCGACCCGATCCGCGAGACGCCGCGCTTCCGCGCGCTGGTGGAGCGCACCCGGCCGCCGGCGGCGCCATGA
- a CDS encoding tetratricopeptide repeat protein produces the protein MLASAHIPDANSVAVLPFENTRRDTAYDYLSDGLASSIATSLAQVPRLAVRSPSFVRRVSQSAVQDEAALGRRLDVRYIVEGEFQRGGDRVRVAVRLVALPSGTERWGDAYVRPSADLLGVQEDIAREVATRIAGALLPPETRALAARPTHDPAAYDLVLRGNFYLAQRSPAAVRRAIDEYDAAARLDSAYVDPLARVAYADGLIVFYGWDFGLPADSVLARGVAAVDRALRLDSASSDAWMARGLLLTRREPRSYQGVIPALTRAVALDPRNTEAWHQLGTTLQYLGKSAASDSALRRAVALEPDRFITLSNLATSAEMDGRFAEARYWNDSALAVNPTFVSALGARVRLAIARHDTATARAAAAALDRDRPAPEVPIAMAALAVYDSWRGDTASARARAERAVRAFGDATHVLWLGAPTAMTLASAGELDRAMDLLERLQPHGIDMHLFLRLPAFDPLRTTPRFVRLFAETAPQEQ, from the coding sequence GTGCTTGCGTCAGCGCACATCCCGGACGCCAACAGCGTCGCCGTGTTGCCGTTCGAGAACACGCGGCGCGACACCGCCTACGACTATCTGTCGGACGGGCTCGCCTCCTCCATCGCGACGAGTCTCGCCCAGGTGCCGCGCCTCGCCGTCCGCAGCCCCAGCTTCGTGCGGCGCGTCAGCCAGTCGGCCGTGCAGGACGAAGCGGCCCTCGGCCGCCGGCTCGACGTGCGCTACATCGTCGAGGGCGAATTCCAGCGCGGCGGCGACCGCGTCCGCGTGGCGGTCCGGTTGGTGGCGCTGCCCAGCGGCACCGAGCGCTGGGGCGACGCGTACGTCAGGCCCAGCGCCGACCTGCTGGGCGTGCAGGAGGACATCGCGCGCGAGGTGGCGACCCGCATCGCCGGCGCGCTGCTGCCTCCGGAGACACGCGCGCTGGCGGCCCGGCCCACGCACGACCCTGCGGCGTACGACCTGGTCCTTCGCGGCAACTTCTACCTTGCGCAGCGTTCACCGGCCGCGGTGCGCCGGGCGATAGACGAGTACGACGCGGCCGCACGGCTCGACTCGGCCTACGTGGATCCGCTGGCCCGGGTGGCGTACGCCGACGGCCTCATCGTGTTCTACGGATGGGACTTCGGCCTGCCGGCCGACAGCGTGCTGGCGCGGGGCGTAGCTGCGGTCGACCGCGCACTGCGCCTCGACTCCGCGTCATCGGATGCCTGGATGGCACGCGGTCTTCTGCTCACGCGCCGCGAGCCTCGGTCCTACCAGGGCGTGATCCCGGCGCTGACGCGCGCCGTCGCGCTCGATCCGCGCAATACGGAGGCCTGGCATCAGCTGGGCACGACGCTGCAGTACCTCGGAAAGAGCGCGGCATCCGACAGCGCCCTGCGGCGTGCCGTCGCCCTCGAGCCCGACCGGTTCATCACCCTCAGCAACCTGGCGACTTCGGCGGAGATGGACGGCCGGTTCGCCGAGGCGAGGTACTGGAACGACAGCGCCCTGGCGGTGAACCCGACGTTTGTCTCGGCGCTGGGCGCCCGCGTGCGCCTGGCCATCGCGCGACACGACACCGCAACCGCGCGCGCGGCGGCGGCGGCGCTCGACCGGGACAGGCCCGCCCCGGAGGTCCCGATCGCCATGGCGGCTCTGGCCGTCTACGACTCGTGGCGCGGCGACACGGCTTCGGCCCGGGCCCGCGCCGAGCGCGCGGTCCGGGCGTTCGGCGACGCCACCCACGTGCTGTGGCTCGGCGCTCCCACCGCGATGACGTTGGCGAGCGCGGGCGAGCTGGACCGCGCGATGGATCTGCTCGAGCGGCTGCAGCCGCACGGCATCGACATGCACCTGTTCCTGCGGCTTCCGGCATTCGACCCCCTGCGGACCACGCCCCGCTTCGTGCGCCTGTTCGCCGAGACCGCGCCGCAGGAACAGTGA
- a CDS encoding GNAT family N-acetyltransferase, giving the protein MSATTAPSCPASGIRARVFRTIADVDPAEWDRLLDADDLQATHRFIRTCEEARVEDACYRHVMVHDAAGLAAVASLSLMTVKLDLLSTGRTRRAIRWARRFRPRLLEVPIVFCGLPVSFGRSCLRFRADADRAGVLRTVAAEAEAFAADAGAPVLCFKEFTAGEAAELEPLTRLGFFAAPSLPSCYLELPWTSPDEWLGAMRSGYRHQVAAGARQGRVSGTTVRVVRDFRDECPRIFALYEQVMDRAPFQLERLNLAYFERLAENLRREARAILVERGGRLLAMAILLETSGLTTFLLAGIDYPANRKHHAYLNVVAEVVAEAIRSGAPALEMGQTSYEPKRRLGAVVTPRTLFLRCRSRVGHRLFRAAAPLLFPVPRLEPRHVFRNATASP; this is encoded by the coding sequence GTGAGCGCCACCACGGCCCCTTCGTGCCCGGCGAGCGGCATCCGTGCCCGCGTCTTCCGCACCATCGCCGACGTGGACCCGGCCGAGTGGGACCGCCTGCTCGACGCCGACGATCTCCAGGCCACCCACCGCTTCATCCGCACCTGCGAGGAGGCGCGGGTGGAGGACGCGTGCTACCGGCACGTGATGGTGCACGACGCCGCGGGCCTCGCCGCGGTGGCCTCGCTCAGCCTGATGACCGTGAAGCTGGACCTGCTCTCGACCGGACGCACGCGGCGGGCCATCCGGTGGGCGCGGAGGTTCCGCCCCCGGCTGCTCGAGGTGCCGATCGTCTTCTGCGGGCTTCCCGTGTCCTTCGGCCGCTCGTGCCTGCGGTTCCGCGCCGACGCGGACCGCGCCGGGGTGCTGCGGACCGTGGCGGCCGAGGCCGAGGCGTTCGCCGCCGACGCCGGCGCCCCCGTCCTCTGCTTCAAGGAGTTCACGGCGGGCGAGGCCGCCGAGCTGGAGCCGCTCACCCGGCTCGGCTTCTTCGCCGCGCCGAGCCTGCCCTCGTGCTATCTCGAGCTGCCGTGGACGTCCCCCGACGAGTGGCTGGGCGCGATGCGCTCCGGCTATCGGCACCAGGTCGCCGCGGGCGCGCGCCAGGGCCGCGTCTCGGGAACCACGGTGCGAGTGGTGCGGGACTTCCGGGACGAATGTCCACGCATCTTCGCCCTCTACGAGCAGGTGATGGACCGCGCGCCGTTCCAGCTCGAGCGCCTGAACCTCGCGTACTTCGAGCGGCTGGCGGAGAACCTGCGGCGCGAGGCGCGAGCCATCCTGGTCGAGCGCGGCGGGCGGCTGCTGGCGATGGCGATCCTGCTCGAGACATCGGGCCTGACGACGTTCCTGCTGGCGGGGATCGACTACCCGGCGAACCGGAAGCACCACGCGTACCTGAACGTGGTGGCGGAGGTGGTGGCGGAGGCCATCCGCTCGGGCGCACCCGCGCTCGAGATGGGCCAGACGTCGTACGAGCCGAAGCGGCGGCTCGGGGCCGTCGTCACGCCTCGCACGCTGTTCCTGCGGTGCCGCTCGCGGGTGGGCCACCGGTTGTTCCGGGCCGCCGCGCCGCTGCTCTTCCCCGTGCCGCGGCTGGAGCCGCGACACGTCTTCCGCAACGCTACGGCGTCACCTTGA
- a CDS encoding radical SAM protein, whose amino-acid sequence MRVLLVRPPVPPVTIGLKHVMVCEPLELEYVAAGLAGHEVEILDLLVERGFERRLRRFRPDVVGTSAYITGVNEVKKLCRAAKRWNPRVATVVGGVHASRVPEDFADAAVDCVALGDGTELMPQIVAALAAGRPLDGVPGLALPEPGGVRRTAPRPYMRDPDALPFPRRDLVAHLGRRYYYLFHRPVALLKTTWGCWYDCNFCFTWQITGGVAYSRSPASIVEELATIEADDVYIVDDIFLIDRARLAGIAALLRARGIRKHYLCFARSDFVAHHEAVIAEWAALGLSAVLLGLEAPTQGELDSLAKRTTVDHNRRAIEVLRRHGVDTYGSLMPRPDYEPADWERLRRYIEDNGLYYLNISPLTPLPGTAIWERYEGSLTVSRRAHGLWDLSHAVLPTRMPLKAYYRELLRTYAGAILDLRRARRLSLRRRPPLWSPAHLRLLWGAVRVYVQLLVAHRHHAPRAIARAEYPGPESAPAVRA is encoded by the coding sequence GTGCGCGTCCTGCTGGTCCGTCCTCCGGTACCGCCCGTCACCATCGGGCTCAAGCACGTCATGGTGTGCGAGCCGCTGGAGCTGGAGTACGTCGCGGCGGGCCTGGCGGGGCACGAGGTCGAAATCCTCGACCTGCTGGTCGAACGCGGCTTCGAGCGCCGGCTGCGCCGCTTCCGGCCCGACGTCGTCGGAACGAGCGCCTACATCACCGGCGTCAACGAGGTGAAGAAGCTGTGCCGGGCCGCCAAGCGCTGGAATCCGCGCGTCGCGACGGTCGTGGGCGGCGTCCACGCGTCCCGGGTGCCCGAGGACTTCGCCGACGCCGCGGTGGATTGCGTGGCCCTGGGCGACGGCACCGAGCTGATGCCCCAGATCGTCGCCGCCCTGGCCGCGGGCCGTCCGCTGGACGGCGTGCCGGGCCTCGCGCTGCCGGAGCCCGGAGGCGTGCGGCGGACCGCCCCGCGGCCGTACATGCGCGATCCCGACGCGCTGCCGTTCCCGCGACGCGATCTCGTGGCGCACCTCGGGCGCCGCTACTACTACCTGTTCCACCGGCCGGTGGCGCTCCTCAAGACCACGTGGGGCTGCTGGTACGACTGCAACTTCTGCTTCACGTGGCAGATCACAGGGGGCGTCGCCTACTCGCGGAGCCCCGCGTCCATCGTGGAGGAGCTGGCCACCATCGAGGCGGACGACGTCTACATCGTGGACGACATCTTCCTCATCGACCGCGCGCGGCTCGCGGGCATCGCGGCCCTGCTCCGGGCCCGCGGCATCCGCAAGCACTACCTGTGCTTCGCCCGCTCGGACTTCGTCGCGCACCACGAAGCGGTGATCGCGGAGTGGGCGGCGCTCGGCCTCTCCGCCGTGCTGCTCGGCCTCGAGGCCCCCACGCAGGGCGAGCTGGACTCGCTGGCGAAGCGCACCACCGTGGACCACAATCGCCGCGCCATCGAGGTCCTCAGGCGGCACGGCGTGGACACCTACGGCTCGCTGATGCCGCGGCCCGACTACGAGCCCGCGGACTGGGAGCGGCTGCGCCGCTACATCGAAGACAACGGGCTCTACTACCTCAACATCTCGCCGCTGACGCCGCTCCCCGGCACCGCGATCTGGGAGCGCTACGAGGGCTCGCTGACCGTGAGCCGCCGGGCGCACGGCCTGTGGGACCTGTCGCACGCCGTGCTGCCGACGCGGATGCCCCTGAAGGCCTACTACCGCGAGCTGCTCCGCACCTACGCGGGCGCGATCCTCGACCTGCGGCGCGCCAGGCGCCTGTCGCTGCGCCGACGTCCCCCGCTGTGGTCGCCCGCCCACCTGCGGCTGCTGTGGGGCGCTGTCCGCGTGTATGTCCAGCTGCTGGTCGCCCACCGGCACCACGCGCCGCGCGCCATCGCGCGCGCCGAGTACCCGGGCCCCGAAAGCGCTCCGGCGGTGCGGGCGTGA
- a CDS encoding radical SAM protein, with translation MSRADRPRVLLVAPTATDGAGRPITQRRLHLPGLTLPMLAAVTPEGWEVRLVHETVEPIPYGERWDVVGLTGMGSGIVRAWGIADRFRRLGARTVIGGIAATLVGPARSLEHADAVVTGEAEETWPALLRDFAAGRMKATYHAATPPPIESLPVPRYDLLDRRTLGRWRPVQATRGCPHTCDFCSVTAFFGATQRRRPVDQVVRDVRVAKRHGTRYIAFIDDNIGVDWDYCGALWEALIPERILWMSQCSLQVAERPALLALARRSGCRLLSFGVESVSAESLALHRKAWNRPGRYRDAVAAVRGAGIDVSTEMMVGLEGDDAWTFQRTFDFVMDNAVSVPRVFIVTPVPGTPLFERMRREGRLLTEDFSRVNGGEVIFRPKRLTVEQLEAGYWKLYRRLMSLPAILRRVARNRARLGPFLRAFVLGVNLHYRGHIRRGITPGIV, from the coding sequence GTGAGCCGAGCCGATCGTCCGCGCGTTCTCCTCGTCGCTCCCACCGCGACCGACGGTGCAGGCCGGCCCATCACGCAGCGCCGGCTCCACCTCCCCGGTCTCACGCTCCCGATGCTCGCCGCGGTCACGCCCGAGGGCTGGGAGGTGCGGCTGGTCCACGAGACCGTCGAGCCGATTCCGTACGGCGAGCGGTGGGACGTCGTGGGCCTCACGGGCATGGGCTCCGGGATCGTGCGCGCCTGGGGCATCGCCGACCGGTTCCGCCGGCTCGGCGCGAGGACGGTGATCGGCGGCATCGCGGCGACGCTGGTGGGACCGGCGCGCTCGCTCGAGCACGCCGACGCGGTGGTCACGGGCGAAGCCGAGGAGACCTGGCCCGCGCTGCTGCGCGACTTCGCGGCGGGACGGATGAAGGCCACGTACCACGCCGCGACGCCGCCGCCCATCGAGTCGCTGCCCGTGCCCCGCTACGACCTCCTGGACCGCCGCACTCTCGGGCGGTGGCGGCCCGTGCAGGCCACCCGCGGCTGCCCGCACACGTGCGACTTCTGCTCCGTCACGGCCTTCTTCGGCGCGACGCAGCGGCGGCGGCCCGTGGACCAGGTGGTGCGCGACGTGCGCGTGGCGAAGCGGCACGGCACCCGCTACATCGCCTTCATCGACGACAACATCGGCGTGGACTGGGACTACTGCGGCGCGCTGTGGGAGGCGCTGATCCCCGAGCGCATCCTGTGGATGAGCCAGTGCAGCCTGCAGGTCGCCGAGCGCCCGGCCCTGCTCGCCCTGGCCCGGCGCAGCGGCTGCCGCCTGCTGTCCTTCGGCGTGGAGTCGGTCAGCGCGGAGAGTCTCGCGCTGCACCGCAAGGCGTGGAACCGGCCGGGCCGCTACCGCGACGCGGTGGCCGCGGTGCGCGGCGCCGGGATCGACGTCTCGACCGAGATGATGGTCGGTCTCGAGGGCGACGACGCGTGGACGTTCCAGCGGACGTTCGACTTCGTCATGGACAACGCCGTCTCGGTGCCGCGGGTCTTCATCGTCACGCCGGTGCCGGGCACGCCGCTGTTCGAGCGGATGCGGCGCGAGGGCCGCCTCCTCACGGAGGACTTCAGCCGCGTCAACGGCGGCGAAGTGATCTTCCGGCCGAAGCGGCTCACGGTCGAGCAGCTCGAGGCGGGCTACTGGAAGCTGTACCGGCGGCTGATGTCCCTGCCGGCCATTCTGCGGCGCGTGGCGAGGAATCGCGCCCGCCTGGGGCCGTTTCTCCGGGCCTTCGTGCTCGGGGTGAACCTGCACTACCGCGGTCACATCCGGCGCGGCATCACGCCCGGGATCGTGTAG
- a CDS encoding GNAT family N-acetyltransferase, translating to MESRADSSAFIGLPYRLYRDDPHWVPPLRMTERQRWSPRHNSSLEGRWVRRFVARRDGRVVGRIAAVVDPAFAARWRPGAGFFGFFETTDAAAVSGALFSAAESALRSQGVTCVIGPVNLSTQDEVGLLIDGFARPPTLLSPYNPPWYRALVEAAGYGPCRDYHAYRWTRDQLPARASRPASGPGAGAEAHPSAALALRTADPRRWDEEVRRLHGLYNASFAGVWGFVPITWDEFAERAASFKPFYRPELVVIAEVDGEAVGFGLLLPDVNVALAGLGGRLLPFGWLKLMRRVPRIRSGRVILLGVLPAHTGRGVAARIVTRMIEEGGKAGIEEGDLSLVLDDNVRVRRVIEGLGCPRVRTFRLYEKVL from the coding sequence GTGGAAAGCCGAGCGGATTCTTCCGCATTCATCGGCCTGCCCTACCGGTTGTACCGGGACGACCCGCACTGGGTGCCGCCGCTGCGGATGACGGAGCGACAACGCTGGTCGCCGCGGCACAACTCGTCGCTCGAGGGCCGCTGGGTGCGCAGGTTCGTCGCGCGACGTGACGGCCGCGTCGTGGGGCGCATCGCGGCGGTGGTGGACCCGGCGTTCGCCGCCCGGTGGAGGCCGGGCGCCGGCTTCTTCGGCTTCTTCGAGACCACCGACGCCGCCGCGGTGTCGGGTGCGCTGTTCTCGGCGGCGGAGTCGGCCCTGAGGTCGCAGGGCGTCACGTGCGTGATCGGGCCGGTCAATCTCTCGACGCAGGATGAAGTCGGGCTGCTGATCGACGGGTTCGCTCGCCCGCCCACGCTGCTGTCTCCGTACAATCCGCCCTGGTATCGCGCGCTCGTCGAGGCGGCGGGCTACGGCCCGTGCCGTGACTATCACGCCTATCGCTGGACCCGCGACCAGCTCCCGGCACGAGCGTCGCGCCCCGCGTCGGGCCCCGGTGCAGGCGCGGAGGCGCACCCGTCGGCCGCGCTCGCGTTGCGCACGGCCGACCCGCGTCGCTGGGACGAGGAAGTGCGCCGGCTCCACGGCCTGTACAACGCGTCGTTCGCCGGCGTGTGGGGATTCGTGCCGATCACGTGGGACGAGTTCGCCGAGCGGGCGGCCTCGTTCAAGCCGTTCTACCGTCCCGAGCTGGTGGTCATCGCGGAGGTGGACGGGGAAGCCGTGGGCTTCGGCCTGTTGCTTCCCGACGTGAACGTGGCGCTCGCCGGTCTGGGCGGGCGCCTGCTGCCGTTCGGCTGGCTCAAGCTGATGCGCCGGGTGCCGCGCATCCGGAGCGGGCGCGTCATCCTCCTGGGCGTCCTCCCGGCCCATACCGGGCGCGGCGTGGCCGCGCGCATCGTGACGCGGATGATCGAGGAAGGCGGCAAGGCCGGCATCGAGGAAGGCGACCTGTCCCTGGTGCTCGACGACAACGTGCGCGTGCGCCGCGTCATCGAGGGGCTCGGCTGCCCGCGGGTGAGGACCTTCCGGCTCTACGAGAAGGTGCTGTAG
- a CDS encoding M20/M25/M40 family metallo-hydrolase, translating to MNASPLPVPDPARLEADVRALAVVRHPVAAPDALAAAEDYVALELGTAGLRVERQLFEWAGTEFHNVVATRDGADRARPWIVVGAHFDTRAGSPGADDNASGVAAMLEVARMLRHEEPRATVQFVGFNLEELQRMPHWYALGSRAYARWLRGRGQPVAGALVLEMLGFTHPRQGAPPGARLFSRVPREGNFLSAVGDRRSRALLGAFQRSAGRHLPVVGLTVPLRGWLLPDTRRSDNARFWDEGYPALMVTDTADFRNPHYHRPTDTPDTLDYAFLTNATAAVGAAIRDLAGAP from the coding sequence ATGAACGCGTCACCGCTTCCGGTGCCAGACCCCGCCCGTCTCGAAGCCGACGTGCGCGCGCTGGCGGTGGTGCGCCACCCGGTCGCCGCGCCCGACGCGCTCGCCGCCGCGGAGGACTACGTGGCCCTGGAGCTCGGGACCGCCGGCCTGCGGGTGGAGCGGCAGCTGTTCGAGTGGGCCGGCACCGAGTTCCACAACGTGGTGGCGACGCGCGACGGCGCGGACCGCGCGCGGCCGTGGATCGTGGTCGGCGCCCACTTCGACACGCGCGCCGGCTCGCCCGGCGCCGACGACAACGCCAGCGGGGTCGCCGCGATGCTCGAGGTCGCACGGATGCTCCGCCACGAGGAGCCGCGCGCGACGGTGCAGTTCGTGGGCTTCAACCTCGAGGAGCTGCAGCGGATGCCGCACTGGTACGCGCTGGGGAGCCGGGCCTATGCGCGCTGGCTGCGCGGCCGCGGACAGCCCGTCGCGGGCGCGCTGGTGCTGGAGATGCTCGGCTTCACCCACCCCCGGCAGGGCGCGCCGCCCGGCGCGCGCCTGTTCTCCCGGGTGCCCCGGGAGGGCAACTTCCTCTCGGCGGTCGGCGACCGGCGATCGCGGGCGCTGCTGGGGGCATTCCAGCGCTCCGCGGGTCGGCACCTGCCCGTGGTCGGTCTCACGGTCCCGCTCAGGGGCTGGCTCCTGCCCGACACCCGCCGCTCCGACAACGCGCGGTTCTGGGACGAGGGCTATCCGGCGCTGATGGTCACCGACACGGCGGACTTCCGGAACCCGCACTACCACCGGCCGACCGACACGCCCGACACCCTCGACTACGCGTTCCTCACCAACGCCACCGCCGCGGTCGGGGCCGCGATCCGGGACCTGGCCGGCGCGCCGTGA